A stretch of DNA from Mycolicibacterium celeriflavum:
CACCGAGTACGCCAATGAGACCTCATGTGTGCTCGGTCTCGACCCGCGCAGGGCGCAGAGATAGAGACGCCCCCGGCCATGACGACCGGGGGCGTTCTGTAGAGCTCAATCAGTGATGGTGGTGCCCATGACCGTGGCCGTGGCCGTCGTCCTCCGGTTCCTCCGGCTTGTCGACGATCGCGGTCTCCGTCGTCAGCACCATGCGGGCCACCGATGCCGCGTTCAGCACCGCCGACCGCGTGACCTTGACCGGGTCGACGACACCGTCGGCGGCGAGATCGCCGAAGGCGCCCGTGGCGGCGTTGAAGCCGTGCCCGGCGGGCAGCTGGGCAACCTTGTTCACCACGACCGCACCGTCGAGGCCGGCGTTGGTGGCGATCCAGTACAGCGGTGCCGAGAGCGCGGCGTGGAACACGTCGACGCCGAGGCGCTCGTCACCGGTCACGCTGTCGCGCAGCTTGTCCAGCGCATCGCGCGCCTTGATCAGCGCCGCACCGCCGCCGGCGATGATGCCCTCCTCGACGGCGGCCTTGGCCGCCGCGACGGCGTCCTCGACGGCTTCTTTGCGCTTCTTCAGATCGGTCTCGGTGGCCGCGCCGACCTGGATGACGGCGACGCCGCCCGCCAGTTTGGCCAGCCGCTCCTCGAGCTTCTCGCGGTCCCAGTCGGAGTCGCTGGCCTCGATCTCGGCTCGCAGCTGCGCTTTACGCGCCTCGATGGCGTCCTTGCTGCCGCCCCCGTCGACGATCGTGGTGCTGTCCTTGTCCACCACCACCCGCCGCGCGGTGCCCAGCACATCGAGGCCGACCTCGCGCAGCACCAGCCCGACATCCGGGTTGACGACCTGACCGCCGGTGACGATGGCGAGGTCGTCCAGGAATGCCTTGCGGCGGTCGCCGAAGAACGGCGCCTTGACCGCGACGGCCTTCAGCGTCTTGCGGATCGCGTTGACCACCAGTGTCGAAAGTGGCTCGCCCTCAACGTCTTCGGCGACGATCAGGAGCGGCTTGCCCGCCTCGGCGACCTTCTCCAGCAGCGGCAGCAGGTCCGGCAACGAGCTGATCTTCTCGCGGTGCAGCAGCACCAGCGCGTCCTCGAGCACCGCTTCCTGGGCGTCGAAGTCGGTGACGAAGTACGCCGACAGGTAACCCTTGTCGAAGCCGATGCCGTCGGTGATCTGCAACTCGGTGCTCAGCGTCGACGATTCCTCGACCGAAACGACGCCGTCGGCGCCGACCTTGGTCATCGCCTCGCCGACCAGCTCGCCGACCTGCTCGTCACGCGACGAGACGGTGGCGACCTGCGCGATGCCGTTCTTGTCCGACACCGGTGTCGCCGCGGCCAGCAGCGCCTCGGACACCGCGTCGGCGGCCTTGGAGATGCCCGCCCCGAGCGCGATGGGGTTGGCGCCTGCCGCGACGTTGCGCAGACCTCCCTTGACCAAAGCCTGCGCCAGCACCGTCGCGGTGGTGGTACCGTCGCCTGCCACGTCGTTGGTCTTGGTGGCGACCGACTTGACCAACTGGGCGCCGAGGTTCTCGAACGGGTCTTCCAGCTCGATCTCACGGGCGATGGTCACGCCGTCGTTGGTGACGGTCGGCCCGCCCCACGCCTTGGCCAGCACGACGTTCCTG
This window harbors:
- the groL gene encoding chaperonin GroEL (60 kDa chaperone family; promotes refolding of misfolded polypeptides especially under stressful conditions; forms two stacked rings of heptamers to form a barrel-shaped 14mer; ends can be capped by GroES; misfolded proteins enter the barrel where they are refolded when GroES binds) — encoded protein: MSKQIEFNETARRALEAGVDKLADAVRVTLGPRGRNVVLAKAWGGPTVTNDGVTIAREIELEDPFENLGAQLVKSVATKTNDVAGDGTTTATVLAQALVKGGLRNVAAGANPIALGAGISKAADAVSEALLAAATPVSDKNGIAQVATVSSRDEQVGELVGEAMTKVGADGVVSVEESSTLSTELQITDGIGFDKGYLSAYFVTDFDAQEAVLEDALVLLHREKISSLPDLLPLLEKVAEAGKPLLIVAEDVEGEPLSTLVVNAIRKTLKAVAVKAPFFGDRRKAFLDDLAIVTGGQVVNPDVGLVLREVGLDVLGTARRVVVDKDSTTIVDGGGSKDAIEARKAQLRAEIEASDSDWDREKLEERLAKLAGGVAVIQVGAATETDLKKRKEAVEDAVAAAKAAVEEGIIAGGGAALIKARDALDKLRDSVTGDERLGVDVFHAALSAPLYWIATNAGLDGAVVVNKVAQLPAGHGFNAATGAFGDLAADGVVDPVKVTRSAVLNAASVARMVLTTETAIVDKPEEPEDDGHGHGHGHHHH